Proteins found in one Hevea brasiliensis isolate MT/VB/25A 57/8 chromosome 18, ASM3005281v1, whole genome shotgun sequence genomic segment:
- the LOC110662882 gene encoding glyceraldehyde-3-phosphate dehydrogenase 2, cytosolic gives MAKIKIGINGFGRIGRLVARVALQRDDVELVAVNDPFITTDYMTYMFKYDTVHGQWKHHDIKVKDEKTLLFGDKAVTVFGVRNPEEIPWGQAGAEYVVESTGVFTDKDKAAAHLKGGAKKVIISAPSKDAPMFVVGVNEKEYKPDLNIVSNASCTTNCLAPLAKVIHDKFGIVEGLMTTVHSITATQKTVDGPSMKDWRGGRAASFNIIPSSTGAAKAVGKVLPALNGKLTGMAFRVPTVDVSVVDLTVRLEKKATYEQIKAAIKEESEGKLKGILGYTEDDVVSTDFVGDSRSSIFDAKAGIALNDNFVKLVSWYDNEWGYSSRVIDLIRHIASTQ, from the exons ATGGCCAAGATTAAGATCGGTATCAATG GTTTCGGAAGGATCGGTCGTCTGGTTGCGAGAGTTGCATTGCAGAGAGACGACGTTGAACTCGTCGCTGTTAACGATCCTTTCATCACCACCGATTATATG ACCTATATGTTCAAATACGACACCGTTCATGGACAATGGAAGCACCATGATATCAAGGTTAAAGATGAGAAGACTCTTCTCTTTGGTGACAAGGCGGTCACTGTTTTTGGCGTCAG AAATCCAGAGGAGATTCCTTGGGGGCAGGCTGGCGCTGAATATGTCGTTGAGTCTACCGGAGTATTCACTGACAAGGACAAAGCCGCTGCCCACTTGAAG GGCGGTGCAAAGAAGGTGATTATTTCTGCTCCCAGCAAGGATGCTCCCATGTTTGTTGTGGGTGTCAATGAGAAGGAGTACAAGCCTGACCTTAACATTGTCTCCAATGCTAGCTGCACTACCAACTGCCTTGCTCCTTTGGCTAAG GTTATTCATGATAAGTTTGGTATTGTTGAGGGTCTTATGACCACTGTCCACTCTATTACCG CTACGCAAAAGACTGTTGACGGACCATCAATGAAGGACTGGAGAGGTGGTAGAGCTGCTTCCTTCAATATCATTCCTAGCAGCACTGGAGCTGCTAAG GCTGTAGGGAAAGTTCTGCCTGCTCTGAATGGAAAGTTGACTGGAATGGCTTTCCGTGTTCCCACTGTTGATGTCTCAGTGGTTGACCTCACTGTGAGACTTGAGAAGAAGGCCACTTATGAACAGATTAAAGCAGCTATAAA GGAAGAATCTGAGGGAAAGCTGAAAGGAATCCTTGGTTACACTGAAGATGATGTTGTGTCAACTGACTTTGTGGGTGACAGCAG GTCAAGCATTTTTGATGCCAAGGCTGGAATTGCATTGAATGataactttgtgaaacttgtctCTTGGTATGATAACGAATGGGGCTACAG CTCACGTGTGATCGATTTGATCCGCCACATAGCCTCTACCCAATAA